A region of Salvelinus namaycush isolate Seneca chromosome 9, SaNama_1.0, whole genome shotgun sequence DNA encodes the following proteins:
- the LOC120053994 gene encoding ADP-ribosylation factor 4-like, giving the protein MGLLISSVFTRLFGKKQMRILMVGLDAAGKTTILYKLKLGEIVTTIPTIGFNVETVEYKNICFTVWDVGGQDKIRPLWRHYFQNTQGLIFVVDSNDRERVAESAEELSKMLQEDELREAVLLVFANKQDLPNAMAVSDLTDKLGLQSLRSRVWHVQATCATQGTGLYEGLDWLSNELSKQ; this is encoded by the exons ATGGGGCTTCTAATCTCGTCAGTTTTTACCAGACTGTTCGGCAAGAAACAGATGAGAATACTTATGG TTGGCTTGGATGCTGCAGGGAAAACCACTATCTTGTACAAACTGAAGCTGGGAGAAATAGTGACCACCATTCCAACTATTG GCTTTAACGTGGAGACGGTGGAGTACAAGAACATCTGCTTCACCGTGTGGGATGTGGGTGGGCAGGACAAGATCAGACCTCTCTGGAGACACTACTTCCAGAACACACAG GGTCTGATCTTTGTAGTAGACAGcaacgacagagagagagtggctgAGTCTGCAGAGGAGCTCTCCAAAATG ctccaGGAGGATGAGTTGAGAGAAGCAGTATTGCTGGTGTTTGCTAACAAGCAGGACCTTCCCAACGCTATGGCGGTCAGCGACCTCACAGACAAACTGGGACTGCAGAGCCTCCGCAGCAGAGTG TGGCACGTGCAGGCGACCTGTGCGACGCAGGGCACAGGGCTGTATGAAGGACTGGACTGGCTTTCCAACGAGCTGTCCAAGCAGTAA
- the si:dkey-30c15.2 gene encoding transmembrane protein 116 codes for MHGIPEGTFLHLSRAAGLFVVQITGLSTVYLVSLSVSLIGSFSVLVVSIARRRHLQEQVQPLVQLAVADLLAAATLMFTNAMNETDSFTDSVLICKHLLPLSLSLFQTFYCVSFLLVVVYAWESKHAVEGWRERPREEESQCRRRVVVLPVYTLVWFTPLVMYFAYTMSLVLTTADLVPAGHGTANNSEVSTYCTSCILFLHVWSDHCSDIEQIHDMFMRCFLFFSVILVLVCCTVVYYKVDSLYRRYGEGLFPVEGDARSRKRLRGVFSTVRYMIVVIIFCWTPALLLVVLSVMPDIPKEKLFPLYVIQAVTVSLQGCLNSVVYAWRRPNFRDAVLGERMPLLSQDAPLSFFDESLRGPPE; via the exons ATGCACGGCATTCCCGAGGGGACATTCCTTCACCTGTCCCGTGCTGCGGGGCTTTTCGTTGTGCAG ATCACTGGTCTCTCGACTGTGTACCTAGTATCTCTGTCTGTAAG CTTGATTGGGAGTTTTTCAGTGCTGGTGGTTTCCATCGCAAGGAGGAGGCACTTACAAGAACAG GTGCAGCCCCTGGTCCAGCTGGCTGTAGCTGATCTGTTGGCAGCAGCCACCTTGATGTTCACCAATGCAATGAATGAGACCGACAGCTTCACCGACAGTGTGTTAATCTGTAAACACCTACTGCCTCTGTCACTG tctctgttccagacattttACTGTGTGTCGTTTCTGCTGGTGGTAGTGTATGCCTGGGAGTCAAAGCATGCTgtcgagggatggagggagagaccaagagaggaagag tccCAGTGTAGACGAAGGGTGGTGGTTTTGCCTGTATATACACTTGTGTG GTTTACGCCGTTGGTGATGTACTTTGCGTACACAATGTCTTTAGTCCTGACCACAGCGGACTTGGTACCAGCCGGCCACGGGACAGCAAACAACAGTGAAGTTAGCACATACtgcaccag CTGTATCCTCTTCTTGCATGTCTGGAGTGACCACTGCTCAGATATT GAACAGATCCATGACATGTTCATGCGATGCTTTCTCTTCTTCAGTGTGATACTAGTGTTGGTGTGCTGCACA GTGGTTTACTACAAGGTGGACAGCTTGTATCGCAGGTACGGGGAGGGACTATTTCCTGTGGAGGGAGACGCACGTTCCAGGAAAAGACTGAGGGGTGTGTTCTCCACTGTTCGCTACATGATTGTGGTTATCATCTTCTGCTGGACGCCAG CTCTTCTTCTGGTTGTCCTGTCTGTGATGCCAGACATACCTAAAGAGAAGCTCTTCCCCCTCTATGTTATACAG GCGGTGACGGTGTCTCTGCAGGGCTGTCTGAACAGTGTAGTCTACGCCTGGAGACGACCAAACTTCAGAGACGCTGTGCTTGGAGAGAGGATGCCCTTGCTCAGCCAAGACGCCCCCCTGTCCTTCTTCGACGAATCACTGAGGGGGCCACCAGAGTGA